In Desulfobacteraceae bacterium, one genomic interval encodes:
- the trkA gene encoding Trk system potassium transporter TrkA, producing the protein MKIIIVGAGEVGYHIASRLALENKDVVVVDKNPEALRRFTDNVDVQVVQGSGSSPRVLEEAGIHEAEILLAVTDSDETNLVACLMTNLLSPTTKKLARIRQADFDKFHATFRENAPHIDTVINPEIEVVKTIDMLLSVPGAVEVGEFADGRVKFVGIQIDPDSRVAGVKLVNLREKTGPIRPLIAAVVRDEELIIPRGKDRLLAGDIVYLICEDSKLIETLAVFDKRAEPLRRAMIIGGGRIGFRLARLLQKRGVSTKIVEKSTEHCTRLAEELDGVVVLCGDGSDQNLLAEENIQDMDVVLTLTNDEETNILASLLSKRLGARKTITKVSKFSYFALMPAIGIELVVSPRLSAINTILQHIRRGKILSAIAIKGERAEVMEAVALETSDIVGTPLKGVPFPNGSLVIAIIREENVIIPSGESVIAPGDRIIIFAERTAIPKIEKILAVKLEYF; encoded by the coding sequence TTGAAGATCATCATCGTGGGTGCCGGCGAAGTCGGCTATCATATCGCCAGCCGGCTGGCGCTGGAAAACAAGGATGTGGTCGTTGTCGACAAGAACCCCGAGGCCCTGCGCCGGTTTACCGACAACGTGGACGTGCAGGTCGTCCAGGGGTCCGGCAGCAGCCCCCGCGTGCTGGAAGAGGCCGGTATCCATGAAGCCGAAATCCTGCTAGCCGTCACCGACAGCGACGAAACCAACCTCGTGGCCTGTCTGATGACCAACCTGCTTTCGCCCACCACCAAGAAGCTGGCCCGCATCCGGCAGGCGGACTTCGACAAGTTCCACGCCACCTTTCGCGAAAACGCCCCCCACATCGACACCGTCATCAACCCCGAGATCGAGGTGGTCAAGACCATCGACATGCTCCTCAGCGTGCCCGGCGCGGTGGAGGTGGGGGAGTTCGCCGACGGCCGGGTCAAGTTCGTCGGTATTCAGATCGACCCAGATTCCCGGGTGGCCGGCGTCAAACTGGTCAACCTGCGGGAAAAAACCGGCCCCATCCGCCCCCTGATCGCCGCCGTGGTGCGCGACGAGGAGCTGATCATCCCCCGGGGCAAGGACCGCCTCTTGGCGGGCGACATCGTCTACCTGATCTGCGAGGACAGCAAACTGATCGAGACCCTGGCGGTCTTCGACAAGCGCGCCGAGCCCCTGCGGCGGGCGATGATCATCGGCGGCGGCCGCATCGGCTTCCGACTTGCCAGACTGCTTCAAAAGCGCGGCGTGAGCACCAAGATCGTTGAAAAATCAACCGAGCACTGCACCCGGCTGGCCGAGGAACTGGACGGGGTGGTGGTGCTCTGCGGCGACGGATCGGATCAGAACCTGCTGGCCGAGGAAAACATCCAGGACATGGACGTCGTCCTGACCCTCACCAACGATGAGGAAACCAACATCCTGGCTTCGCTGCTGTCCAAGCGCCTGGGGGCCCGCAAGACCATCACCAAGGTCAGCAAGTTCAGTTATTTCGCGCTCATGCCGGCGATCGGGATCGAGCTTGTGGTCAGCCCGCGGCTCTCGGCCATCAACACGATCCTGCAGCACATCCGGCGCGGTAAAATCCTGTCGGCCATCGCCATCAAAGGCGAGCGCGCCGAGGTGATGGAAGCCGTGGCGTTGGAAACCTCCGACATCGTCGGCACGCCCCTCAAGGGGGTTCCCTTTCCCAACGGATCGCTGGTGATCGCCATCATCCGTGAGGAAAACGTCATCATTCCCTCCGGGGAAAGCGTCATCGCACCGGGGGACCGGATCATCATCTTCGCCGAACGAACCGCAATCCCCAAGATCGAGAAGATCCTGGCGGTCAAGCTGGAGTACTTTTAA
- a CDS encoding TrkH family potassium uptake protein yields MRWRRILQVVSILVLILGLTMVIPLLWGLYFGDGGVRPILQAMALTILVGGSLALLLRGPKTEFISQREGMAIVALGWSAVGFFGCLPFHFSGEFGPFVNAFFESISGFTTTGSSILTDIEAVSKSLLFWRSFIQWLGGMGIIVLSLAILPILGVGGMQLYKAEVPSPVPDKLQPRIRETARILWKVYLLFTVAEVVLLILGGMGIYDACNHALTTMPTGGFSTKNASMAHFDSVYLDLVVAFFMLLAGINFSLHYQLLKGDTLAFWRDSECRFFLAATLVLTLVIAIDIYGSVYDQIGDALRYAVFQLTSILTTTGYATADYEQWPAMSQLILLLCMFLGGSAGSTGGGMKCLRIMVCFKYCYKELFTLIHPHAVSRIKIGGRSVPDDVVRSVLGFLALYLGLFAFSSVLLAGIGVDFITAFGAVAATIGNIGPGFGMVGPVENFAAIPVLGKWLLIWCMLLGRLEIYTVIILLVPEFWRK; encoded by the coding sequence GTGCGCTGGCGCCGCATCCTGCAGGTGGTGAGCATCCTGGTCCTCATTCTGGGTCTGACCATGGTGATCCCCCTGCTGTGGGGCCTCTACTTCGGCGACGGCGGCGTGAGGCCGATTTTGCAGGCCATGGCGCTGACCATCCTGGTCGGCGGCAGCCTCGCCCTGTTGCTGCGAGGGCCCAAAACCGAGTTCATCAGCCAGCGGGAGGGCATGGCCATCGTGGCCCTGGGCTGGAGCGCGGTGGGCTTCTTCGGCTGCCTGCCCTTCCATTTCAGCGGCGAGTTCGGGCCTTTCGTCAACGCCTTCTTCGAATCCATTTCCGGCTTCACCACGACGGGGTCCTCGATCCTGACCGACATCGAGGCCGTTTCCAAAAGCCTGCTTTTCTGGCGCAGCTTCATCCAGTGGCTCGGCGGCATGGGCATCATCGTGCTCTCACTAGCGATCCTGCCGATACTAGGTGTCGGCGGCATGCAGCTCTACAAGGCCGAGGTGCCCAGCCCGGTACCGGACAAACTCCAGCCCCGGATCCGGGAGACGGCGCGGATCCTCTGGAAGGTCTACCTGCTTTTCACGGTGGCCGAGGTGGTCCTGCTGATCCTGGGCGGCATGGGGATCTACGACGCCTGCAACCACGCCCTGACCACCATGCCCACGGGCGGCTTCTCCACCAAAAACGCCTCCATGGCGCACTTCGACAGCGTCTATCTCGATCTCGTGGTGGCCTTTTTCATGCTGCTCGCCGGGATCAACTTCTCGCTGCACTATCAGCTGCTCAAGGGCGACACCCTGGCCTTCTGGCGGGATTCCGAATGCCGCTTCTTCTTGGCGGCCACGCTCGTGCTCACCCTGGTCATCGCCATCGACATCTACGGTTCGGTTTATGACCAAATCGGTGATGCCCTGCGCTACGCGGTTTTTCAGCTGACCTCGATTCTGACCACTACCGGCTATGCCACCGCCGACTATGAGCAGTGGCCGGCCATGTCCCAGCTGATTTTGCTGCTGTGCATGTTTCTCGGCGGCTCGGCCGGCTCCACCGGCGGCGGCATGAAATGCCTGCGCATCATGGTCTGCTTCAAATACTGCTACAAGGAACTCTTTACCCTGATCCACCCCCACGCCGTTTCGCGGATCAAGATCGGCGGCCGGTCGGTGCCCGACGACGTGGTGCGCAGCGTGCTCGGCTTTCTGGCGCTCTATCTGGGGCTTTTCGCCTTTTCCTCGGTCCTTCTGGCAGGAATCGGGGTGGACTTCATCACCGCCTTCGGGGCCGTGGCGGCCACCATCGGCAATATCGGCCCGGGCTTCGGCATGGTCGGCCCGGTGGAAAACTTCGCCGCCATTCCGGTCCTCGGCAAATGGCTGCTGATCTGGTGCATGCTCCTCGGGCGGCTGGAAATCTATACCGTCATTATCCTGCTGGTGCCCGAGTTTTGGCGTAAATAG